Proteins encoded together in one Miscanthus floridulus cultivar M001 chromosome 16, ASM1932011v1, whole genome shotgun sequence window:
- the LOC136514148 gene encoding uncharacterized protein gives MADPVVKSLGETESERTANALRVRLMAHQIIVEALDDDDDEEDFDDEEEDDDDVVEVNKKEEWRQRLDKLQIQYGPALAARDKEAKERILDYDPKQGGAYYTRLLYVYDLASFDHDEESPLLPMRFTDAVYKSKHDYELCEAVNIFSVKMGSLDIDFPIHVYGTVIGRDSLDKKCVYLFRRGREDSQTINSKDESLILTGPKRGLALISDTYVEINLMIKGDDELQQDRELSKGILTIQGIARRWLKDCVLESCSLATRLSTVDVVYAVVKDAVEATISVEVLAGEYFGEITACTSSIKNRLVLHDSRLTHSDSGQNIAPAVIPLLRSVVAVYVKEMLLLTIAAHTDHGEITKCIEFTPRVNGSDLDEITVGAATLGVRVVWSIIDY, from the exons aTGGCGGACCCCGTCGTGAAATCTTTAGGCGAGACCGAGTCTGAGCGAACGGCAAATGCGTTGAGGGTGAGGCTGATGGCGCAccagatcattgtggaggcgctggatgatgacgatgatgaggaggattttgatgatgaggaggaggacgatgatgatgttgTTGAGGTGAATAAGAAGGAGGAGTGGCGGCAGAGGCTTGATAAGCTTCAGATTCAGTATGGCCCGGCGCTTGCCGCTCGTGATAAGGAAGCCAAGGAGCGCATCCTCGACTACGATCCCAAGCAGGGGGGCGCCTACTACACCCGGCTTCTCTACGTCTATGACCTCGCCTCATTCGACCACGACGAGGAGT CACCCCTTCTGCCGATGAGATTTACTGATGCGGTCTACAAAAGCAAGCATGACTATGAGCTGTGTGAGGCAGTAAACATCTTTTCTGTGAAGATGGGCTCCTTGGATATTGACTTCCCGATCCATGTCTATGGCACTGTCATTGGTAGAGACAGCCTTGACAAAAAGTGTGTTTATCTCTTCCGCCGTGGTAGAGAGGACTCCCAAACTATCAACTCAA AGGATGAATCGCTGATCTTAACAGGACCAAAACGAGGTCTTGCGCTGATAAGTGATACATATGTGGAGATTAATCTGATGATCAAGGGTGATGATGAGTTGCAGCAGGACAGAGAACTCAGTAAAGGAATCCTAACAATACAAGGCATAGCACGGCGATGGTTGAAGGATTGTGTGCTTGAAAGCTGCTCTCTCGCTACCAGGCTCAGTACTGTGGATGTGGTGTATGCAGTTGTGAAAGATGCAGTGGAGGCTACCATTTCAGTTGAAGTTTTAGCGGGAGAATATTTTGGAGAAATTACAGCCTGCACCAGCAGCATCAAGAATAGGCTTGTGCTTCATGACAGCAGATTGACTCATAGTGATAGTGGTCAGAACATTGCCCCTGCCGTCATCCCACTCTTGCGATCTGTGGTGGCTGTCTATGTCAAGGAGATGCTGTTACTGACTATTGCCGCCCATACTGATCATGGAGAAATTACAAAGTGCATTGAGTTTACTCCAAGAGTCAATGGTTCAGATCTGGATGAAATTACTGTTGGTGCCGCAACATTGGGCGTGAGGGTTGTATGGTCAATAATTGACTATTGA